A part of Macaca mulatta isolate MMU2019108-1 chromosome 12, T2T-MMU8v2.0, whole genome shotgun sequence genomic DNA contains:
- the CD28 gene encoding T-cell-specific surface glycoprotein CD28 precursor — MLRLLLALNLLPSIQVTGNKILVKQSPMLVAYDNAVNLSCKYSYNLFSREFRASLHKGLDSAVEVCVVYGNYSQQLQVYSKTGFNCDGKLGNESVTFYLQNLYVNQTDIYFCKIEVMYPPPYLDNEKSNGTIIHVKGKHLCPSPLFPGPSKPFWALVVVGGVLACYSLLVTVAFCIFWMRSKRSRLLHSDYMNMTPRRPGPTRKHYQPYAPPRDFAAYRS, encoded by the exons gaaACAAGATTTTGGTGAAGCAGTCGCCCATGCTTGTAGCGTACGACAATGCAGTCAACCTTAGCTGCAAGTATTCCTACAATCTCTTCTCAAGGGAGTTCCGGGCATCCCTTCATAAAGGACTGGATAGTGCTGTGGAAGTCTGTGTTGTGTATGGGAATTACTCCCAGCAGCTTCAGGTTTACTCAAAGACGGGATTCAACTGTGATGGGAAATTGGGCAATGAATCAGTGACATTCTATCTCCAGAATTTGTATGTTAACCAAACAGATATTTACTTCTGCAAAATTGAAGTCATGTATCCTCCTCCTTACCTAGACAATGAGAAGAGCAATGGAACCATTATCCATGTGAAAG ggaAACACCTTTGTCCAAGCCCCCTATTTCCTGGACCTTCTAAGCCCTTTTGGGCACTGGTGGTGGTTGGTGGAGTCCTGGCTTGCTATAGCTTGCTAGTAACAGTGGCCTTTTGTATTTTCTGG ATGAGGAGTAAGAGGAGCAGGCTCCTGCACAGCGACTACATGAACATGACTCCTCGCCGCCCCGGGCCCACCCGCAAGCATTACCAGCCCTATGCCCCACCACGCGACTTCGCAGCCTATCGCTCCTGA
- the CD28 gene encoding T-cell-specific surface glycoprotein CD28 isoform X1 → MLVAYDNAVNLSCKYSYNLFSREFRASLHKGLDSAVEVCVVYGNYSQQLQVYSKTGFNCDGKLGNESVTFYLQNLYVNQTDIYFCKIEVMYPPPYLDNEKSNGTIIHVKGKHLCPSPLFPGPSKPFWALVVVGGVLACYSLLVTVAFCIFWMRSKRSRLLHSDYMNMTPRRPGPTRKHYQPYAPPRDFAAYRS, encoded by the exons ATGCTTGTAGCGTACGACAATGCAGTCAACCTTAGCTGCAAGTATTCCTACAATCTCTTCTCAAGGGAGTTCCGGGCATCCCTTCATAAAGGACTGGATAGTGCTGTGGAAGTCTGTGTTGTGTATGGGAATTACTCCCAGCAGCTTCAGGTTTACTCAAAGACGGGATTCAACTGTGATGGGAAATTGGGCAATGAATCAGTGACATTCTATCTCCAGAATTTGTATGTTAACCAAACAGATATTTACTTCTGCAAAATTGAAGTCATGTATCCTCCTCCTTACCTAGACAATGAGAAGAGCAATGGAACCATTATCCATGTGAAAG ggaAACACCTTTGTCCAAGCCCCCTATTTCCTGGACCTTCTAAGCCCTTTTGGGCACTGGTGGTGGTTGGTGGAGTCCTGGCTTGCTATAGCTTGCTAGTAACAGTGGCCTTTTGTATTTTCTGG ATGAGGAGTAAGAGGAGCAGGCTCCTGCACAGCGACTACATGAACATGACTCCTCGCCGCCCCGGGCCCACCCGCAAGCATTACCAGCCCTATGCCCCACCACGCGACTTCGCAGCCTATCGCTCCTGA